The nucleotide window GTCTCGGCCGTGGGGCAGGACTCGGGCTAGGGCGCGACGATGTCGTCGTCGTCGGAGGCGCCGAAACTGGTGAACGCGGTGTGCTTGGGCAGGCGGTAGGCCTCGCGGCCCAGCACGGTGTTGAGGATGCGTGCGTTGCGGACAGCGCCGATGTCGAGGTTCGGGGCCGAGACGCCGTGTGCGTGCTCCTCGGCGTTGGCGACGAAGATCCGGTTGGTCAGGGGATCGTCGGTCTCGATCTCGTGGTTGGCGCCGATGACGAGGCGCCCCCGCGAATCGCGGTGCAACGCAGACTCGATCGGGGCGAGGAAGTCTGCCTTGCGCGCCTGATAGCCCGTGCTGGCGATGACCATGTCGGTGGTGTGGGCCAGCTCGGAACCGGTGTCGAGGTGCCGGCCGCGAACCCGCAACCTGCCGTCGGCGAGCGTGTCGAGACCCTCGACCTCGACCGAGATCCGCAGCTGCACCGGGTTGAGCTTGTCCTGCAGCTGGCGTCGGTACAGCAGGTCGTGCAGCCGCTCGAGGGAATCGGTGGAGATGCCCTTGTGGAACTGCCAGTGCTGCGGGCGAACGCGGTCACGCGCGGCCTCGGGGAGGCTGTGGAAGTAGTCCATGTAGGCCGGTGTGGTCATCTCCAGCGACAGCTTCGTGAAGTCCAGCGGGGCGAACCACGGTGTGCGCGTCCACCATCGGACGGCGGGTCCCCCGCGCAGGTTGGCCTCGAGGAGATCGATGACGATCTCGGCGCCCGACTGACCAGAACCGATCACCGTCACGGTGTCGGCGGCGAGGGCCTTCTCCTGGTTGAACAGGTAGTCGGAGCTGTGGACCACCGCCGGCGAATCCGACGAGAGTGCCTGCGGGACGAAGGGTTCGGTCCCGATGCCGACCACCACGTGGCGTGCGATGACCGTCGAGGAGCCCGTCGGAGTGTGCACGGTCACCCGGAACGCGTCGGCCTCGGCGTCCCATGTCACCTCGTCGACCGTGGTGCTCCATCTCAGCGAGTCGAGCCGGGACACACACCAGAGGAGGTACGCCTCGTACTCGATGCGGGTCGGGAAGAAGTCCTCGCGCACCAGGAACCGGTACATCCGGTCGATGTCGGCCATGTAGTTCAGGAACGACAGCGGATGGGTCGGGTCGACGAGCGTCACCAGGTCGGACAGAAAGCTCACCTGCAGGGTGGCGTCGTCGAACATCAGGCCCGGGTGCCAGCGGAACTCGTCACGCGAGTCGACGACGAGGAGATCCACGTCGTCGAGCGTCGAGGCCAGCGCGGCGAGACCCAGATTGAAAGGGCCGCAGCCGATCGCCAGTA belongs to Gordonia sp. KTR9 and includes:
- a CDS encoding lysine N(6)-hydroxylase/L-ornithine N(5)-oxygenase family protein, giving the protein MTPVENVDVLAIGCGPFNLGLAALASTLDDVDLLVVDSRDEFRWHPGLMFDDATLQVSFLSDLVTLVDPTHPLSFLNYMADIDRMYRFLVREDFFPTRIEYEAYLLWCVSRLDSLRWSTTVDEVTWDAEADAFRVTVHTPTGSSTVIARHVVVGIGTEPFVPQALSSDSPAVVHSSDYLFNQEKALAADTVTVIGSGQSGAEIVIDLLEANLRGGPAVRWWTRTPWFAPLDFTKLSLEMTTPAYMDYFHSLPEAARDRVRPQHWQFHKGISTDSLERLHDLLYRRQLQDKLNPVQLRISVEVEGLDTLADGRLRVRGRHLDTGSELAHTTDMVIASTGYQARKADFLAPIESALHRDSRGRLVIGANHEIETDDPLTNRIFVANAEEHAHGVSAPNLDIGAVRNARILNTVLGREAYRLPKHTAFTSFGASDDDDIVAP